A region from the Thauera humireducens genome encodes:
- a CDS encoding XRE family transcriptional regulator: MKEAIDDAGVKPADVARACKITAASVSNWLSGETKSLKASTALRAADFLGVNQAWLAEGRGPKRSDSRDAYHAHDKSDVALLPSSNSKANDGEAQSSRIGGGHMPSAQVVPLTSRDHIVIPQYDAGGAMGHGLVLPEQPGVIERWTVNAEWLDKNARGYTAARNLCIVTGFGPSMRPMFNPGDPLLVDRGVTSVQADGIYFFRIGAEGFIKQLQKIPTANGVIYRAKSANPDYDPFDITRDMDFEVLGKVIRVWCGTDF, from the coding sequence ATGAAAGAAGCCATCGACGACGCCGGCGTTAAGCCTGCTGACGTCGCGCGCGCGTGCAAGATCACCGCTGCTTCCGTGAGCAACTGGCTGTCCGGAGAGACCAAGAGTCTTAAGGCATCAACCGCACTGCGAGCAGCCGACTTTCTGGGCGTCAATCAGGCGTGGCTGGCTGAAGGCCGCGGGCCGAAGCGCTCAGACTCCCGTGACGCTTATCACGCTCATGACAAGAGCGACGTCGCTCTATTACCTTCGTCTAATAGCAAGGCGAACGACGGCGAAGCACAATCCTCCAGAATAGGAGGAGGTCATATGCCGTCAGCTCAAGTTGTTCCGCTCACATCGAGAGACCACATCGTCATCCCGCAGTACGATGCCGGCGGGGCAATGGGGCACGGCCTCGTGCTGCCCGAGCAGCCTGGCGTGATCGAGCGCTGGACGGTCAACGCAGAGTGGCTGGACAAAAACGCGCGCGGCTACACCGCGGCGCGGAACCTGTGCATCGTCACCGGCTTCGGCCCGAGCATGAGGCCGATGTTCAACCCGGGCGACCCCCTGCTCGTCGATCGCGGCGTCACCTCGGTCCAGGCGGACGGGATCTACTTCTTCCGCATTGGAGCTGAAGGGTTCATCAAGCAACTCCAGAAGATCCCCACCGCAAACGGCGTGATCTACCGCGCGAAGTCGGCGAACCCCGACTACGATCCCTTCGACATCACGCGAGACATGGACTTCGAGGTGCTCGGAAAGGTCATCAGGGTTTGGTGCGGAACGGATTTCTGA
- a CDS encoding 5'-nucleotidase produces the protein MPYDLENRLVIGLASSALFDLSEPDQVFREQGELAYREFQRKHERVPLSPGVAYPFIRRLLALNEIRPDDPPVEVVLLSRNDPDTGMRVMHSIRHHGLAMTRAAFLQGRNPHRFIPALSVSLFLSANEADVNQATLAGYPAGQVLASKHVDLLDDQELRVAFDFDGVLADDESETIFQETGDIEQFHAHEQSKIDIPHGPGPLKVFVEKLSIIQKLEEQRAAEDPSYKPRLRISIVTARNAPSHERVINTMRSWGITVNDAFFLGGVEKKRVLEVLAPHIFFDDQKKHLEPATEILPSVHIPFGVANRARQ, from the coding sequence TTGCCGTACGACCTTGAAAACCGCCTAGTGATCGGACTCGCCTCAAGTGCGCTGTTCGACTTATCCGAACCTGATCAAGTATTCAGAGAACAAGGTGAGCTAGCCTATCGTGAATTCCAGAGAAAGCACGAGAGGGTGCCGCTGTCCCCAGGGGTGGCATACCCATTCATCAGACGCTTGCTGGCACTGAACGAGATTCGGCCTGATGACCCCCCTGTTGAGGTGGTTCTGCTCTCGCGCAATGACCCGGATACCGGCATGCGCGTAATGCACTCGATCCGACATCATGGCTTGGCCATGACACGCGCGGCATTCCTGCAGGGTCGAAACCCACACCGGTTTATACCTGCGCTATCGGTGAGTCTGTTCTTGTCTGCGAACGAAGCGGACGTAAACCAAGCAACGCTCGCGGGGTACCCGGCCGGCCAGGTTCTCGCTTCAAAGCACGTTGATTTGCTCGATGATCAAGAACTCCGAGTCGCCTTCGACTTTGATGGAGTACTGGCCGACGACGAGTCCGAAACAATCTTTCAGGAAACGGGGGACATTGAACAGTTCCACGCCCATGAACAGAGCAAGATCGACATCCCTCACGGCCCGGGTCCTCTTAAGGTGTTCGTCGAGAAGCTATCAATTATCCAGAAGCTCGAGGAACAACGCGCTGCCGAGGACCCCTCGTACAAACCGCGGCTCAGGATCTCAATCGTCACTGCAAGAAACGCCCCGTCTCATGAACGAGTGATCAACACCATGCGAAGTTGGGGTATCACCGTGAACGACGCATTCTTCCTCGGCGGCGTGGAGAAGAAGCGCGTGCTCGAGGTCCTTGCACCGCACATCTTCTTCGACGATCAGAAAAAGCATCTCGAACCGGCAACAGAAATCCTGCCATCCGTTCACATACCGTTTGGTGTCGCAAACCGCGCGAGGCAGTGA
- the tmk gene encoding dTMP kinase, which yields MNAHDYPGILVVFDGIDGAGKTTQVRRLEAALASVGERVIVSKEPTDGPWGAKLRASATSGRLPFDEELTAFIEDRQEHLATKVIPALEAGAVVILDRYFYSTIAYQGLRAGGISPIEARIRRNVVEPDVAYLLDVPPTLATARIQARDGAANHFEKIEDLIQIDRLFREIAQRDESIVRIDGSVSEQAVFDSLLKHFVEGPFKRKRCAKDYGCDDPLHCTPRLTSNCTWWERAKALLGRPETI from the coding sequence ATGAATGCACATGACTATCCCGGGATTCTGGTTGTCTTTGATGGCATCGACGGTGCCGGCAAGACGACACAAGTTCGTCGCCTCGAAGCCGCTTTAGCCTCGGTCGGCGAACGGGTCATCGTGTCCAAGGAGCCTACCGATGGACCGTGGGGAGCGAAGCTGCGTGCTTCTGCGACCAGCGGCAGGCTCCCGTTCGACGAGGAGCTGACAGCCTTTATCGAGGACAGACAAGAACACCTAGCAACGAAGGTAATTCCGGCTCTCGAGGCCGGTGCAGTGGTGATCTTGGATCGTTACTTCTACTCGACGATTGCTTACCAAGGCCTCCGCGCTGGCGGCATCTCTCCGATCGAGGCTCGGATTCGGCGAAATGTCGTTGAGCCAGATGTCGCATACCTCCTTGATGTCCCGCCGACCCTGGCTACGGCGAGAATCCAAGCACGTGACGGGGCAGCAAACCACTTTGAGAAAATCGAAGACCTGATACAGATCGATCGGCTGTTTCGAGAGATCGCCCAGCGCGACGAGAGCATCGTGAGGATAGACGGATCCGTGTCCGAGCAAGCCGTCTTCGATTCATTGCTCAAGCATTTCGTTGAAGGCCCATTCAAGCGGAAACGTTGTGCCAAGGACTACGGATGCGATGATCCGTTGCACTGCACCCCTAGGCTTACGAGCAACTGCACATGGTGGGAGCGGGCCAAAGCGCTTCTCGGGCGCCCCGAAACGATTTGA
- a CDS encoding DUF4145 domain-containing protein: protein MPSLLGLCPYCIKDVVFPVLTTRPINDSSNEFDLFCACPSCDRASIAHIVFEDAKRRGYQRDWPKVIRPEPGLSIEIIPKPPIARAPASLPEQVENLFIQGADALLGDKPKPDAAAMVFRKTLEVALKTRWPDMAGTLAHRIDLLATQHEITRSLADWAHAIRLDGNAAVHDTEPVTTESATSLRDFTELFLMYVFTLPAMLEERRRVT from the coding sequence ATGCCTTCTCTCCTGGGGCTGTGCCCTTACTGCATCAAGGATGTCGTATTCCCGGTGCTGACAACGCGTCCCATCAATGACTCATCCAACGAATTCGATCTGTTCTGCGCCTGTCCAAGTTGCGATCGGGCATCGATCGCCCACATCGTCTTCGAAGACGCCAAGAGGCGTGGCTACCAGCGCGATTGGCCCAAAGTCATTCGTCCCGAGCCGGGACTGAGCATCGAGATCATCCCCAAACCTCCCATTGCACGTGCGCCCGCAAGCCTGCCGGAACAGGTCGAGAACCTGTTCATCCAAGGGGCCGACGCCCTCCTCGGCGACAAGCCAAAGCCAGACGCTGCCGCCATGGTTTTCCGCAAGACCCTCGAGGTCGCACTCAAGACGCGATGGCCAGACATGGCTGGCACCCTCGCCCACCGCATCGACCTACTTGCAACGCAGCATGAAATCACCAGGAGCCTCGCCGATTGGGCCCATGCAATACGCCTTGACGGTAACGCTGCTGTACATGACACCGAGCCGGTTACGACCGAGTCAGCTACTAGCTTGCGCGACTTCACAGAACTGTTCCTGATGTATGTCTTCACGCTACCCGCCATGCTTGAGGAGCGACGGCGCGTGACATGA
- a CDS encoding RecB family exonuclease produces the protein MTPPETLPSLTVRASSWAGLFDCAYRWEGIHLLKLRNVVGLRAALGTAIHAGTAVFDQSRLDGSGLTADDAAGAMVDTLRDPENEFDPARDDITMSEAERVGLALVSKYCTEVSPNYDFIAVEMETKPLDIDCGGGVVVRLTGTMDRARIRRLGKGVGIADLKSGSAAVQKGAAVTKGHGPQIGTYELLYEHTTGQPITDDAEIIGLKTKGTPEIATGTIRNGKRVMVGTDEHPGLIEFAAEMFKTGRFYPNPRSLLCSEKYCPRFSTCSFHD, from the coding sequence ATGACCCCCCCCGAGACGCTCCCGTCCCTCACCGTCCGCGCATCGTCCTGGGCAGGGCTCTTCGACTGCGCCTACCGGTGGGAGGGCATCCACCTCTTGAAGCTCCGAAACGTGGTCGGGCTTCGGGCAGCGCTTGGCACGGCCATCCATGCGGGTACCGCGGTGTTCGACCAGTCGCGCCTTGATGGGTCGGGGCTGACCGCTGATGACGCGGCCGGCGCCATGGTGGACACGCTGCGCGACCCGGAGAACGAGTTCGACCCCGCTCGGGACGACATCACCATGTCCGAGGCCGAGCGCGTAGGCCTCGCTCTTGTCTCGAAGTACTGCACCGAGGTTTCGCCGAACTACGACTTCATCGCCGTCGAGATGGAGACCAAGCCGCTCGATATCGACTGCGGCGGCGGCGTGGTCGTGCGCCTGACCGGGACCATGGACCGCGCCCGGATTCGGCGCCTTGGTAAAGGCGTCGGGATCGCTGACCTCAAGAGCGGATCCGCAGCTGTCCAGAAGGGCGCCGCGGTCACCAAGGGCCACGGCCCGCAGATCGGCACCTATGAGCTCCTGTACGAGCACACGACTGGCCAACCCATCACCGACGACGCTGAGATCATCGGACTCAAGACCAAGGGCACGCCCGAGATCGCGACAGGAACGATCCGCAACGGCAAACGCGTGATGGTCGGTACCGACGAACACCCGGGCCTCATCGAGTTCGCAGCGGAGATGTTCAAGACCGGCCGGTTTTATCCGAATCCGCGCAGCCTTCTTTGTAGCGAGAAGTACTGCCCACGCTTCTCGACGTGCAGCTTCCATGACTAG
- a CDS encoding HNH endonuclease signature motif containing protein, whose translation MTRSAKRMPSGENSATFKGGTVIDKDGYVRVRGAGKFQLEHRLAAERVLGRPLKRGEVVHHISGVRTDNRPENLLICTDAYHRLIHTRQDALTATGNANARRCVYCRRYDEPAAMTMNTQGKHYHKACAAAYQRSRKEKSK comes from the coding sequence ATGACTAGGTCCGCAAAACGCATGCCGAGCGGCGAGAACTCAGCAACCTTCAAGGGCGGCACCGTGATCGACAAGGACGGATACGTCCGGGTGCGCGGCGCAGGCAAGTTTCAACTGGAACACCGCCTAGCCGCAGAAAGAGTGCTCGGCAGACCGTTGAAACGCGGTGAGGTCGTGCATCACATCAGCGGCGTCCGTACCGACAACCGGCCTGAGAACCTGCTGATCTGCACCGACGCTTATCACCGCCTGATCCACACGCGGCAGGACGCGCTCACGGCAACAGGAAATGCGAACGCCAGGCGTTGCGTTTACTGCAGACGCTATGACGAACCAGCAGCAATGACGATGAACACCCAGGGCAAGCACTACCACAAGGCATGCGCTGCCGCCTATCAGAGATCCAGAAAGGAGAAGTCAAAGTGA